A genomic region of Alnus glutinosa chromosome 11, dhAlnGlut1.1, whole genome shotgun sequence contains the following coding sequences:
- the LOC133882116 gene encoding monolignol oxidoreductase AtBBE-like 15 — translation MVSLSPFFFPVFLFLLSASMAASASIQEQFTQCLSLNSKMPIPFATAFFTPDNTSFTTALESTAQNLRYLLPSAPKPAFIFLPARESEVQAAVICSKKLGIHLRVRSGGHDYEGLSYVSEIESPFFIVDLAKLRSVNVDIKDGSAWIQAGATIGEVYYRISEKSQIHGFPAGLCSSLGVGGHITGGAYGSLMRKYGLGADNVVDARIVDANGRILNRKAMGEDHFWAIRGGGGASFGIILWWKIKLVPVPPTVTVFTVTKNLTESATKILYKWQQVTANLDENLFIRVIIQPANSGVKGGRTVTTSYNALFLGGADSLLQVMQKSFPELGLTQKDCTETSWINSVLYIAGYPSGTAPEILLQGKSLFKNYFKAKSDFVRQPIPETALEGLWKRLLKENSPLTIWTPYGGMMSRIPESAIPFPHRNGTLFQIQWLSLWEDQKENAELHMNWIRRLYRYMCPYVSGRPREAYVNYRDLDLGRNKNKNASSVNASVWGSKYFKNNFDRLVRVKTEVDPDNFFRHEQSIPPLPHVK, via the coding sequence ATGGTGTCTCTAAGCCCTTTCTTCTTTCCAGTATTTCTCTTCCTGCTGTCAGCTTCCATGGCAGCTTCAGCTTCAATCCAAGAACAATTCACCCAATGCCTCTCTCTTAACTCTAAGATGCCAATTCCATTCGCCACGGCTTTTTTCACCCCAGACAATACTTCGTTTACAACAGCCCTTGAATCCACTGCTCAAAACCTCCGGTACTTGCTCCCTTCAGCGCCAAAGCCTGCGTTCATCTTCCTGCCGGCGCGTGAATCCGAAGTTCAAGCGGCGGTAATTTGTTCCAAGAAGCTCGGAATACATCTCAGAGTCCGCAGCGGCGGCCACGACTACGAGGGCCTGTCTTATGTATCAGAAATCGAGTCGCCTTTCTTCATTGTCGACCTGGCAAAGCTTAGATCCGTCAACGTTGATATAAAAGATGGTAGCGCGTGGATTCAAGCTGGTGCCACTATTGGTGAAGTTTACTATAGAATTTCTGAGAAAAGCCAAATCCATGGCTTCCCGGCCGGTCTCTGCAGCAGCTTAGGCGTTGGCGGGCACATTACCGGAGGCGCGTACGGTTCCTTGATGAGAAAATATGGCCTTGGTGCTGACAATGTCGTCGATGCTCGGATTGTTGATGCTAATGGCAGGATTCTTAACCGGAAAGCCATGGGAGAAGATCATTTTTGGGCTATTAGAGGTGGGGGAGGAGCAAGTTTTGGAATCATCCTTTGGTGGAAGATAAAGCTGGTTCCTGTTCCCCCAACCGTGACAGTTTTCACCGTCACTAAGAATTTGACCGAAAGCGCAACAAAGATCCTCTACAAATGGCAACAAGTTACCGCTAATCTTGATGAGAATCTTTTTATCAGAGTCATCATTCAACCGGCAAACTCTGGTGTTAAAGGTGGAAGAACAGTAACAACTTCTTATAATGCTCTGTTTCTTGGCGGTGCTGACAGTCTCCTCCAAGTTATGCAAAAAAGCTTCCCGGAATTGGGTTTGACGCAAAAAGATTGTACGGAAACTAGCTGGATTAACTCCGTTCTTTACATTGCCGGATACCCGAGTGGAACAGCTCCTGAAATTCTTCTCCAAGGGAAATCCCTGTTCAAGAACTATTTCAAAGCAAAATCGGACTTTGTCAGACAGCCGATACCGGAGACAGCGCTGGAGGGGCTCTGGAAAAGGCTACTGAAAGAAAACAGCCCGTTGACGATATGGACTCCGTACGGGGGAATGATGAGCAGGATTCCAGAGTCTGCGATTCCATTTCCTCACAGAAACGGAACGTTGTTCCAAATCCAGTGGCTAAGCTTGTGGGAAGATCAGAAGGAGAATGCAGAGCTGCATATGAACTGGATCAGGAGGCTTTACCGTTACATGTGTCCTTATGTTTCGGGGCGTCCGAGGGAAGCGTACGTGAATTACAGGGATCTTGATCTGGGGaggaacaagaacaaaaacgCCAGCTCCGTAAATGCAAGTGTTTGGGGCAGCAAGTACTTCAAGAATAACTTCGACAGACTGGTGAGAGTGAAGACTGAAGTTGATCCAGATAACTTCTTCAGGCATGAACAGAGCATCCCACCTCTTCCACACGTGAAGTGA